The Rheinheimera mangrovi genome contains the following window.
TGAAAGACAAACTTACAATTGAGTTTCGACTCTTTCGACAAATCAGGTTAGTCTGGTAACGGCACCATCAGCTCCGCTGTTGAACCCTGATCACACTAATAATCAATAACTAAAAGGAAAACGCAAAGTGCGCCATTCATTATTAGCCCTTAGCATTGCCGCATTATTGGCAGGCTGCAATCCGGCCCAAGACACCAAAACGACCACCAACCCAGCAGCTGAACCTATGACTGCTGCAGAAACTAAAGCGGCTTTATCTGAATCAGAGCGCTTAAACCAATGGTTTGAAACTAAATACGAAGAGCAGCTGCAAATGAGCCCGCTGCAAATGACCTTCTTAGGCCGTAAAGATAAACAAGATCAAATTGACGACGTCACAGAAGAAGCTGAAGACAAGCAACTGGCCTGGGGTGCAGCTACTGTTGAAGAGTTAAAATCTCAATTTGATTATAACAAGTTAGATACAGAAGCTAAAACTTCTTATGATTTATGGATTTACCAGTATGAGCAAAGCCGTGACGCAGCAGCATTCCGTGTAAACACTTACGTGTTTAACCAGATGCAAGGTGTACACGCTTTATTGCCACAAGTCTTGATGAACTTCCATAAAGTAGATGAAGTGGTGGATATGGAAGCTTATGTCAAACGTATTGGTGGTATAGCCAAAGCTATAGCTGACTTACAGCAACGTGCCGCTAAATACGCCGAAGCTGGCGTACGCCCTCCTCGTTTTGCCTATGAAGGTGTACTGGAGCAGGTGAGTAATCTGTTAAACGGCGCGCCGTTTAAAGAAAGCGATAAAGACGCTCCTTTATGGGCTGATGCCAAAGCCAAAGTGGAAGCGTTGAAAAAAGCCGACAAATTGGATGACAAAAAAGCTGAACAGTTACTGGCAGACGCAAAATCTGCCTTAACCAGCCAGTTCCAGCCGTCTTATGAAGCATTATCAGCCTTTTTAACCAGCGAACTGGATAAAACTCAGGTGAATGTGACAGGTGTGTCGACTCAACCGAATGGCGTGGCGTATTACAACCATCGCTTAGCTCAGTCGACTACAACCAACTTAACGGCTGACGAAATTCACCAGATTGGTTTAAATGAAGTAGACCGCCTGACCAAAGAAATGATTGCGATCAAAGATAAAGTGGGCTTTAAAGGCAGCTTAAAAGAGTTCTTCACCTTTATCAAAACTGACGCTCAGTTCTTCTATCCGGATACAGATGAAGGCCGTCAGGGCTATCTCAAAGACTCAGAAGCTTACTTAGCCTTTATTGAGAAAAAGCTGCCAGAATACTTTGGCATTCTGCCTAAAGCTGCCTTGACCGTAAAACGTGTTGAAGCCTTCCGCGAACAACCGGGCGCTGCTCAGCATTATTTCCCGGGCACCCCAGATGGTAAACGGCCAGGTATTTACTACGCGCATTTGTCTGATATGAAACAAATGCCAAAAAATGAAATGGAAGCTATTGCTTACCACGAAGGCAGCCCTGGCCACCATATGCAGATTTCTATTGCACAGGAATTAACCTCAGTTCCAACTTTCCGTACTCAGGCTGGTTTTACTGCCTATGTTGAAGGCTGGGCTTTGTACTCTGAGTTACTGGCCAAAGAAATGGGCGCTTACCAGAGCGACTACTCAGACTTCGGTCGTTTAATCACAGAAATGTGGCGTGCCGTGCGTTTAGTAGTCGATACAGGGATGCACAGCAAAGGCTGGACTGAACAACAAGGTATTGAGTACTTCAAAGAGAAAACCCCTGTTGCTGAAGGCGCAGTGACCTCAGAAGTACGTCGTTATTTAGTATGGCCAGGCCAGGCGACAGCCTACAAAATTGGCATGTTAAAAATTCTGGAAATCCGTGCCAAAGCCAAAGAGCAGTTGGGCGACAAGTTCGATATCCGCGGTTTCCACGACACTGTATTAGGCGGTGGTGCATTGCCATTACAAGTGCTGGAAAAACGCGTACAGAACTGGGTAGACAGCGTAAAAGCCGCTTAATATACAGTTCTGTACCTCTGCAAACCGATGGCCCTTTCACTATATAGTCCTGAAGGGGCCATTTTTTAAATCTGTTCTGTCCACACTTTTTACAACTGCCTGATAGCTGACATCTTCCACTTGCCGTTACTGTTGCATCAATGCTAACCTCTTATAACATTTACCGCGATTACAGGGACGAAAAATGCGTATATCAATACTGGCAACCGGCCTGCTGCTCAGCACTTTAGCACAAGCAGATTTACTGGATGCGTTACAGCACTACGAACTTAAAGACTATCCCAAGGCCACAGTTGAATTTACAGAGCTACTGCCACTTGGCAACGAGATTGCTGCATTTAATCTGGCCGTGATGTTTTATAAAGGGGAAGGTACAACCGCAGATCCGGTCAAAGCCCTGGCCTATTTTCAGCTGGCAGCCGAACTTGGCGATACCAGAGCGGCCGGAGTGATAAGCACCCTGTCTAAAAAATTATCTGCCACAGAGTTACAGCAGGCGGATGAACAGTCCCACCAGTTGCTTGAACAGGTGCTGGTGAAAACGCTGGAAGACGATGATTCAGACCGAGTCAGTTTTCCCGATGTCGTAAGCCGCAAAGCACCAGTTTATCCACAAGGAGCAGCCAACAAAGGTCTTTTTGGCTACAACGTGCTGAGATTTGTTATTGATGAACAAGGCAATGTGTCTGCAGTGGACGTTCTGAGCTCTTTTCCGGCAAAAACTTTTGATAAGACGTCAATCAGAGCCATTAAATCCTGGAAATATGCAGCAACTGGCCAAAAGCATCAGGGGAAAGTGGCACTGCACTATAGCTTAGGGCCACTTTCAAAACATAAAGTAACCCAATTTATGCAACAGCATAAATTGGTCGAATACGCGATAGCCGGCTCTCCACAGCATCAATACATGCTGGGAACTATGATGGATCTGCTGGCGACCAACGCCAGTTATCATGTCAATGTAGACAAAGATTTGCCTCTGGAAATCCGTGAAGAGTTACCTGAACAATTGTTTAGCCGCAAATCTTCGTTTAAAACAAAAATCGAAGGTTTTTATGGCAGTGCTGAAGTAAATACCAATGAAAAAGGCGTAGTCACCAAGGTTGTATCGTCCGACAAAATGGAATTACGAGACGCCTCCGCATTGTTGGTTGGCAAAGAGCTGGATGAAGACGCCCGTCATGGCCACTACAAACTATGGGCCGATCCGGGTAAAGCTGCTTTTATTGAGCCTGTGATCACGTTGTCTCAGTTGCACAGTGGTCATTACTGGTGGAGCATGGCTGCTAAAAACGGCAGTCTGGATGCGCAACGTCAACTGGCCGCATTCTCACAACAATGGGAAAATTACCTGTTAAAAAATAACGACCCGCAAGTGCAAACCTGGTCTGGCGTACGTAAAATTTTGCAGGGCGATAAAGTTGAAGGGCAATTATTGCTGGATAAAGCCGTAGCACAAAACTACGAGCTGGCAGCAGAGCTTAAAGCTACACTTTAAGCGCACCGAACAGTTCAATTACTAGCCCGGGTTCCATCCGGGCTTTTTCTTTACCGATCAGACTTTTTCTCTAAAGCGGCATGCATATCTTCCAGTCGTATCCCTCTGGTATCAATGCCGTGACGATGCAATAAAAAGGCCGCCATCACCAGCGCTGCCATAATGACCAAACCCGATAACGCCATTTGGTCAAATAAGCCCATCACTCCAAGTAAAGCCCCTAAAATGCCACCAAACTTTGAACTGGCTGCGACTATGCCAGAGCCTGTACCACGTAAATGCACTGGGTATATTTCTGCCGCATAAGGAATAAGCATGGCAATCACACCGCTGGAGCTAACCAGCAGCAAGGCGATAGACACAGAGAGTAAAGTCACAGAACGGCTGTCGAGCCAATCAAAAAGACAGAAGCTCAATAACGACAATGTGGTTAACAGAATAAACAGCAGCAAAGTTTTAATACTGCTCCAGCTGTGGTAAAGCCAGATCACTAAAGCCACACCAGGCAAAGCAAAAAAAGCCGACTTGGTAATAATAGCGCTGGCCTGCCCTGCTAAGCCCATTTCACCCAAGTTAGTTGGCAGCCATAACATAAAACCAAAGTTCACCAACCCCCAGGCCACACCTGCTGCCACTAAACCTAAGGTAATGCCGGCATAATGCCCTTGTAACAGCTGTTTAAATCCTGAGTTCTGCGCTGCAGGCTGTTCTTCTACCACTATGCAGCTTTGATCCTGCGCCTGTACACCGCTAAAACGCTGCAGTACCAAACGGGCTTCGCTGGTTAAGCCTTTGCTGGCCAGATAACGCGGCGATTCCGGAATATAACGGTTTAAAAAAATCACCAACAAGCCGGTAGGCAACCCCAGCATCCATAAAATACGCCAGCTAAACATGGGTTCCAACAAAGCGGCTGAGCCTGAAGCGACCAGATAACCTGCAGCAGTACCAAAACCACCTAAAGCCACCAGTAACCAGCCTCTGTGCGCCGCAGGAATTGTTTCAGCCATCAAGGTAAAGGTAATAGGCAATAAGCCCCCTGCCGACAGGCCCATTAAAAAGCACATCACCAGATTCCACTCAAAAGATGGCATAGCACCACAAATCGCTGTGCCAATAAACATCAGCGCAGATAATAAAATCGCGGCTCTGCGGCCAAATAAATCAGCCATCATGCCCCAGAGCACCGAACCAATAGTGGTGCCTGTTAATGCCACCAGTGCCAGTACCCCAGCTTCTTTCGAGCTAATGCCATATTCAGCTTTTAAACCCGGCATGACAAAACCTAAAGTAGCGGGTTTCATCACGTCCACTATCACAGCAGCCATCAGCACCATGACTAAAGTCCAGTGTTCTTTATTTAACGGCAGCTGATCAGCCACATGAAAATGTAATCTGCTGTTGTCGTTGCTGCGCAGCTGGTCCAGCCTTGGCATCATGCCGTACATAGCAAGCACCAGGCCCAGCGGAATAAGTCCCATGCCAATCAGCATATTGCTGTCCATCGGCATACCCACCATTTGATAATTCATATGAGAGGCGTGCATAAACATAGGCAGATGCGCCAGCACTCCCAAGGTGATACCCAGACAACCCAGCCAAAACGCCACTGGATGGTAAAAATTCAGCCCCTGTGATTTCATCAAATTTGTCTCTGTGATTGGCCCCTTATGAGGCACTTTTTGTTAGCGCAGAGCATACTGGGCAAATCAGCCTTGCAGCAACAGCTATTTTTAGTAAAAGCTGTTGATTGGAAAACAAAAATTAGCACTGTTTTGCCTACCAAATTCAGCTACCATAAATCTTCATTCTGTCAGCCTTACACAAGACTGTATGGGGCTTTCCTGTACCAACCCTATTCCATCTGAGGATTGTATGCGTCGTTTTTCCGTTGCTTTGCTTTGTTTATTTAGTGGTTTCGCTGTGGCTAAACCCGGTGAACTGGTGTTTTCCAGCGACTTTGAACAGGATGCCCATCAGTGGAATATTCTTGCAGGTTGTCAGCGCAGCTCTGAAATGGCCCGCACTGGCACCAGCGCCTTATTTTGTCAGGATGGCAGCAGCTCATTAGTCAGCCGTTATCCGGTGTCTGAACTGGGTTTACTCGAATTTTGGGTCAAACCGCAGTCTGCTTTTGCCAGTTACCGTATCAATATTTTAACTTCCTCTTCTGTCTCTTTGGATGCGCAGTGGCAACAAGTTGGCCTGATAGAAGCACCAGCTGGTACAGATGCCTATATGGCGCACCGTGTCTCGATTGACGATCCGGGCCGCAAATACCTGCGCTTAGATATTGAAACCTCGCACGGTGGCGTAGCGTTGGATGATGTGGTTTTAGATCGCATTTTGCTGGATACCGCACTGCAGAAAAACGAACAGAAAATTATCAGCGGTATTTTAGATAAGCTGCAAACCAATAAAAACTACGAACTGCAAAGCGAATCTTTCCGCACTATTGGCAAAAACTATGCGGCGCAGTTGGAAAGCCAGCGTCAGTATCTGGAATATGCCAACGCTATTTATTCGACCATCACTTTTGCGCTGGCAAGTTCTGAGCGTAATAAAATGTCAAACCCTATGGCTTATGCGTCATTCCGCACTATTCTGGCTGACACCAAAAGAGTGGCTTCGCCTTTGCAGCAAGCCAGACTCAATTCGATGGTGAAACCTTTTGGCGATTTAACCACCGCCACTTTAACAGTGGTCAGTGGTGGTTTATATGCGGCTTTTGCTGAGCCTTTTAAGTCCTTTCTGGCGACAGCTTTTGATAAATCCAATTATGAGAACGCTGATTTAAACCGCAAAGACCGTAAGTTTGCCGAGGAGAATGGCTTAAAAATTTACGAGCAGGCGGAGAAGTTTTTAAACGAGCTGGAACGAGAACTAGTCCAGGTGTCGGCATTGGAAAACGATTTGCAACACATGCTTAAAAATGTCGAAGTATTCCGCAAAGATTTAGACAAACACCTGCGTGATTATATTCAGCACGCTGGCCTTGCCCGCACTCAGGAAAATTACAGTCGGGTGATGAGTAAAGAAGAATCCATACGCGCCGTGGTGATTAACGAAGTAGGTGAAAACGTCACCAACAAAGCCCAGGGTTATCTGGCCGCCAATGACAATACTCAGCTGATCCAATACATGCTGAAGACCTCAGAGCAGCTTGAGGGTATGCAGGAATTTAAAGAGCGTTTTAATCAAATTACCTCGTCGGCAATTACCTTCTACGACAGATTTGAGCGTTCAGTTGCTCCGGATCAAAACCCCTTCACCGACGCTAAAGATAAAGCGGCATGGGAGCAACACGCGCAAAAAGCCCGCAACTATATCAAGCAGTCAAAAGAAGCTTTTGCCAAGGCCTATATGTAAGCGAAGCAGATAAGGCAATAGTGTGGGTAGAAGAAAGAACCAGTCAAAGCACTGCGGCTTTGACTGGTTTGAAAACACAAGATTATTTAGCGGTACGAGGTTTAGCTTTAGGCTTGGCTTTAGGCTTCACTTTATTGGCACTGTCCAGATCGATCTGGGTTGCACTGGCCTTGTTTGAACGGCCTGACAGCACTTTGCGTGAAATACTTTTTAATAGCGATTCCCTATTGCTTACTTCAAAGCCCGGCGTGACTATACGTTTGACCGTACTGCCAATCAGCTTTTGAATGCGTTCTAAGGTTTGCTCTTCTTCACGACTGACAAATGAAATCGCGTTGCCTGTAGCACCAGCGCGGCCGGTACGACCTATACGGTGCACATAATCTTCCGGCAGATACGGCAAGTTAAAGTTAACGACATAATCCAGGCCTTGGATATCCAGACCACGGGCAGCCACTTCAGTCGCAATCAATACCCGTAACTTAGCAGATTTGAAATCAGCGATAGCGCGACGTCGTGCGCCCTGGCTTTTATCACCATGACAGACTGCAGCCTCAATTTTCCGCATTTGCAAGCCGGCTAATAAGCGGTCAGCCTGCTCTTTGGTACTGGTGAATACCAACACCTGGAACCAGTTTTTTTCCGCCAGCAGCTGTTCAAATAATTCGATTTTGCGACTTTCCTCAACCGGATACACCACGTGATTGACGGTGTCAGCCGTGCTATTGGTTTTTGCCACACGGATTTGCTGGTGATTTTTCAGAATTTTATGCGACAGTTCATTCACGGCTGGTGAAGTTGTAGCCGAGAACAACATAGTTTGGCGTGTAGTCGCCGTCATTTGCATTAACTTGGTCACGTCTGTGACAAAGCCCATATCCAGCATACGGTCGGCTTCGTCCAGCACTACAAATTCAACATCACTTAAGATCACATTACCAAGGGCCATATGCTCTATCAAACGACCCGGCGTGCTGATCAAAATATCCACACCCGCTTTTAATTTATTGGCCTGACCGCCCATTTTCACGCCACCATAAAGTGCCGTGACACTCAAAGGCACAAACTGCGCGTAAGCAGAGATAGATTCTGCGATTTGCTCAGCTAATTCGCGGGTTGGGGTCAGGATCAAGGCGCGTGGGCGCTGCGCTACTGTATCTTTTGGTTTATCCAGCATGCGCTGTAGTACAGGAATAGCAAAGGCAGCAGTTTTACCTGTACCTGTTTGCGCTGTAACCTGCAAATCTTTACCGCGACGTGCAGGCACTATGGCCTGTTCTTGTACCGGGGTCATATCACTGTAGCCACATTCTACAAGGGCGCGGAGTAAATCCGGGGCTAGATCTAAAGATGAAAATTGCATAAGAGTTCCTCTGTAGAATAGCTACAGTAAAAAATGAGGGCAGAA
Protein-coding sequences here:
- a CDS encoding DEAD/DEAH box helicase, which encodes MQFSSLDLAPDLLRALVECGYSDMTPVQEQAIVPARRGKDLQVTAQTGTGKTAAFAIPVLQRMLDKPKDTVAQRPRALILTPTRELAEQIAESISAYAQFVPLSVTALYGGVKMGGQANKLKAGVDILISTPGRLIEHMALGNVILSDVEFVVLDEADRMLDMGFVTDVTKLMQMTATTRQTMLFSATTSPAVNELSHKILKNHQQIRVAKTNSTADTVNHVVYPVEESRKIELFEQLLAEKNWFQVLVFTSTKEQADRLLAGLQMRKIEAAVCHGDKSQGARRRAIADFKSAKLRVLIATEVAARGLDIQGLDYVVNFNLPYLPEDYVHRIGRTGRAGATGNAISFVSREEEQTLERIQKLIGSTVKRIVTPGFEVSNRESLLKSISRKVLSGRSNKASATQIDLDSANKVKPKAKPKAKPRTAK
- the bdpA gene encoding BAR domain-like protein A BdpA, which encodes MRRFSVALLCLFSGFAVAKPGELVFSSDFEQDAHQWNILAGCQRSSEMARTGTSALFCQDGSSSLVSRYPVSELGLLEFWVKPQSAFASYRINILTSSSVSLDAQWQQVGLIEAPAGTDAYMAHRVSIDDPGRKYLRLDIETSHGGVALDDVVLDRILLDTALQKNEQKIISGILDKLQTNKNYELQSESFRTIGKNYAAQLESQRQYLEYANAIYSTITFALASSERNKMSNPMAYASFRTILADTKRVASPLQQARLNSMVKPFGDLTTATLTVVSGGLYAAFAEPFKSFLATAFDKSNYENADLNRKDRKFAEENGLKIYEQAEKFLNELERELVQVSALENDLQHMLKNVEVFRKDLDKHLRDYIQHAGLARTQENYSRVMSKEESIRAVVINEVGENVTNKAQGYLAANDNTQLIQYMLKTSEQLEGMQEFKERFNQITSSAITFYDRFERSVAPDQNPFTDAKDKAAWEQHAQKARNYIKQSKEAFAKAYM
- a CDS encoding TonB family protein — its product is MRISILATGLLLSTLAQADLLDALQHYELKDYPKATVEFTELLPLGNEIAAFNLAVMFYKGEGTTADPVKALAYFQLAAELGDTRAAGVISTLSKKLSATELQQADEQSHQLLEQVLVKTLEDDDSDRVSFPDVVSRKAPVYPQGAANKGLFGYNVLRFVIDEQGNVSAVDVLSSFPAKTFDKTSIRAIKSWKYAATGQKHQGKVALHYSLGPLSKHKVTQFMQQHKLVEYAIAGSPQHQYMLGTMMDLLATNASYHVNVDKDLPLEIREELPEQLFSRKSSFKTKIEGFYGSAEVNTNEKGVVTKVVSSDKMELRDASALLVGKELDEDARHGHYKLWADPGKAAFIEPVITLSQLHSGHYWWSMAAKNGSLDAQRQLAAFSQQWENYLLKNNDPQVQTWSGVRKILQGDKVEGQLLLDKAVAQNYELAAELKATL
- a CDS encoding DUF885 domain-containing protein, giving the protein MRHSLLALSIAALLAGCNPAQDTKTTTNPAAEPMTAAETKAALSESERLNQWFETKYEEQLQMSPLQMTFLGRKDKQDQIDDVTEEAEDKQLAWGAATVEELKSQFDYNKLDTEAKTSYDLWIYQYEQSRDAAAFRVNTYVFNQMQGVHALLPQVLMNFHKVDEVVDMEAYVKRIGGIAKAIADLQQRAAKYAEAGVRPPRFAYEGVLEQVSNLLNGAPFKESDKDAPLWADAKAKVEALKKADKLDDKKAEQLLADAKSALTSQFQPSYEALSAFLTSELDKTQVNVTGVSTQPNGVAYYNHRLAQSTTTNLTADEIHQIGLNEVDRLTKEMIAIKDKVGFKGSLKEFFTFIKTDAQFFYPDTDEGRQGYLKDSEAYLAFIEKKLPEYFGILPKAALTVKRVEAFREQPGAAQHYFPGTPDGKRPGIYYAHLSDMKQMPKNEMEAIAYHEGSPGHHMQISIAQELTSVPTFRTQAGFTAYVEGWALYSELLAKEMGAYQSDYSDFGRLITEMWRAVRLVVDTGMHSKGWTEQQGIEYFKEKTPVAEGAVTSEVRRYLVWPGQATAYKIGMLKILEIRAKAKEQLGDKFDIRGFHDTVLGGGALPLQVLEKRVQNWVDSVKAA
- a CDS encoding MFS transporter, encoding MKSQGLNFYHPVAFWLGCLGITLGVLAHLPMFMHASHMNYQMVGMPMDSNMLIGMGLIPLGLVLAMYGMMPRLDQLRSNDNSRLHFHVADQLPLNKEHWTLVMVLMAAVIVDVMKPATLGFVMPGLKAEYGISSKEAGVLALVALTGTTIGSVLWGMMADLFGRRAAILLSALMFIGTAICGAMPSFEWNLVMCFLMGLSAGGLLPITFTLMAETIPAAHRGWLLVALGGFGTAAGYLVASGSAALLEPMFSWRILWMLGLPTGLLVIFLNRYIPESPRYLASKGLTSEARLVLQRFSGVQAQDQSCIVVEEQPAAQNSGFKQLLQGHYAGITLGLVAAGVAWGLVNFGFMLWLPTNLGEMGLAGQASAIITKSAFFALPGVALVIWLYHSWSSIKTLLLFILLTTLSLLSFCLFDWLDSRSVTLLSVSIALLLVSSSGVIAMLIPYAAEIYPVHLRGTGSGIVAASSKFGGILGALLGVMGLFDQMALSGLVIMAALVMAAFLLHRHGIDTRGIRLEDMHAALEKKSDR